Proteins from a genomic interval of Tautonia marina:
- a CDS encoding SRPBCC family protein, whose protein sequence is MKPITFSCEARLAIPPDEIARRILDLDRWPDFKGYGPLPGIRAATFEATTPEVVGTVIRVSNTDGSSHTEEVVEWDPPRRIRLRMGGFPPPLSRLATEIVETWQFDRVGEVTRVVRSFTLHPRSMATRPLLGLISLLLRRAIARHLRHMQDASDDDGRPVTPQEYNETR, encoded by the coding sequence GTGAAGCCGATCACCTTCTCGTGCGAGGCGAGGCTCGCAATCCCCCCCGATGAGATCGCCCGGCGCATCCTCGACCTCGACCGCTGGCCCGACTTCAAGGGCTACGGGCCGCTGCCGGGGATCAGGGCGGCGACCTTCGAGGCCACGACGCCCGAGGTGGTCGGCACCGTAATCCGGGTGTCGAACACGGACGGGTCGAGCCACACGGAGGAGGTCGTCGAGTGGGACCCGCCCCGGCGCATCCGGCTCCGCATGGGGGGCTTCCCGCCGCCACTGTCCCGCCTGGCCACTGAAATCGTCGAGACCTGGCAGTTCGATCGGGTCGGAGAGGTCACTCGGGTCGTCCGATCGTTCACCTTGCATCCCCGGTCGATGGCCACCCGGCCCTTGCTCGGGCTGATCTCCCTCCTGCTCCGGAGGGCCATCGCCCGGCATCTGCGGCACATGCAGGACGCCAGCGACGACGACGGGAGGCCGGTGACGCCACAGGAGTACAACGAGACGAGGTGA
- a CDS encoding DJ-1/PfpI family protein: MTRRRVGILVFPEVEVLDFAGPFEVFSVTRLDEDRRREEPSPYEVVLISEAPGMVVASGGLKVVPDHGLDDCPPLDLLVVPGGWGVHGQIGNEALVGWIAERAGQVELLASVCTGSMLLGKAGLLDGRRATTHWKVLDWMRESFPGVTVLDDEHVVEDGDVITSAGIAAGIDLALRVVARHHGETVARTTARYMEYPFPEDNRRRV, from the coding sequence ATGACCCGCCGCCGCGTCGGCATCCTGGTCTTCCCCGAGGTCGAGGTGCTCGACTTCGCCGGACCCTTCGAGGTTTTCTCCGTCACCCGGCTCGACGAAGATCGCAGGCGGGAGGAGCCGTCCCCCTACGAGGTCGTCCTGATTTCCGAAGCCCCCGGCATGGTCGTGGCCTCGGGCGGATTGAAGGTCGTGCCCGACCACGGCCTGGACGATTGCCCGCCGCTGGATTTGCTCGTGGTGCCCGGCGGCTGGGGCGTCCACGGTCAGATCGGCAACGAGGCGCTGGTCGGCTGGATCGCCGAGCGTGCCGGGCAGGTCGAACTCCTGGCCTCCGTCTGCACCGGCTCGATGTTGCTGGGCAAGGCCGGGCTGCTGGACGGCAGGCGGGCGACGACCCACTGGAAGGTCCTGGACTGGATGCGCGAGTCGTTCCCCGGTGTCACCGTGCTGGACGACGAGCATGTGGTCGAGGACGGCGACGTGATCACCTCGGCGGGCATCGCGGCGGGGATCGACCTGGCGCTGCGGGTCGTCGCCCGGCATCACGGCGAGACGGTGGCGAGGACGACCGCCCGTTACATGGAATATCCCTTCCCCGAGGACAACCGACGGCGGGTGTGA
- a CDS encoding ARPP-1 family domain-containing protein, translated as MPTLPELRIGDPIRHEALAVFPLFTDTGGVVDYLLSDEAIASGSVAVEEVSEAGSVPNLLVENTGDSRVLFLEGEELHGAKQNRILNTSVLVAAHSKTTIPVSCVEQGRWRYRGRQFGHGGSHSSSKLRHYLKASVTRSLKEDRGHTSDQMSVWSEVSRQMDALGSSSETAAMADTYERYRGKLEEFRSRVGYVEGASGLAVAVGKRVVALDLFDKPETCRKVWDRLLTGAVMEALEVGKAEEHADAGDVEALVSRLRGMAWEPAPAVGEGEEFRSDAGEAHASALLVEGSVVHGSVVVAG; from the coding sequence ATGCCCACGCTCCCCGAACTCCGCATCGGCGACCCGATCCGTCACGAGGCCCTGGCCGTCTTCCCCCTGTTTACGGATACCGGAGGCGTCGTGGATTACCTCCTCTCCGACGAGGCGATCGCCTCCGGCAGCGTCGCCGTCGAGGAGGTCAGCGAGGCCGGCTCGGTGCCCAACCTGCTTGTCGAGAACACGGGGGACAGCCGGGTCCTGTTCCTCGAAGGCGAGGAACTGCACGGGGCCAAGCAGAACCGCATCCTGAACACCTCGGTCCTGGTCGCCGCCCACAGCAAGACGACCATCCCGGTCAGTTGCGTCGAGCAGGGTCGCTGGCGCTACCGGGGCCGCCAGTTCGGCCACGGCGGCAGCCACTCCTCGTCCAAGCTGAGGCACTATCTCAAGGCATCGGTCACCCGGTCACTCAAGGAAGACCGGGGGCACACCTCCGACCAGATGTCCGTTTGGAGCGAGGTCAGCCGCCAGATGGATGCGCTGGGCTCAAGCTCTGAGACGGCTGCCATGGCCGACACCTACGAGCGTTACAGGGGCAAGCTGGAGGAATTCCGCTCGCGGGTGGGCTACGTCGAGGGGGCCAGCGGGCTGGCCGTGGCGGTGGGCAAGCGGGTAGTGGCCCTCGACCTGTTCGACAAGCCAGAGACCTGTCGCAAGGTCTGGGACCGGCTGCTGACCGGGGCGGTCATGGAAGCGTTGGAGGTGGGCAAGGCCGAGGAGCATGCCGATGCGGGGGACGTGGAGGCCCTGGTGAGTCGGCTGCGGGGGATGGCCTGGGAGCCTGCCCCAGCGGTCGGCGAGGGGGAAGAATTCCGGTCGGATGCCGGGGAGGCCCACGCCTCGGCCCTGCTGGTCGAGGGTTCCGTCGTCCACGGCAGCGTCGTCGTGGCCGGGTGA